In Castanea sativa cultivar Marrone di Chiusa Pesio chromosome 6, ASM4071231v1, a single window of DNA contains:
- the LOC142638551 gene encoding putative amino acid permease 7 isoform X1 has protein sequence MGGEEEDQESPLLGSFAQPDEPEEPLKRTGTIWTSIAYIITGVIGAGVLSLAWTVAQLGWIAGPLLMIVFAGITIISTNLLCDCYRHPDPECGPARIRSYMEAVKVYLGEKSQKVSGVIVLEGLWGGAAAYVITAATSMRAIQKSNCYHKEGHQAPCAYGDTFYMLLFGLVQIVMSQIPDFHKMEWLSVVAAMMSFTYSSIGIALGFAKVIENGKIMGSITGVPASTLANKLWLVFEAFGDIAFAYPYSIIVLEIQDTLKSPPPENQTMKRASMVAIFVTTCFYLCCGCFGYAAFGNDTPGNILTGFGFYEPYWLIDFANACVVLHLVGGYQIYSQPVFAFCERWFTKKFPNSGFVNNFYTVKLPLLPGFQWNLLRLCFRTAYVVSTTGIAMLFPYFNSFLGLLGALNFWPLTIYFPVEMYFVQKKIGAWTKKWIVLRTFSFVCFLVTVVGFIGSLEAIISAKLS, from the exons ATGGGTGGTGAGGAAGAAGATCAGGAATCACCTTTACTAGGAAGCTTTGCTCAACCTGATGAACCTGAGGAGCCTCTCAAAAGAACAG GGACCATATGGACTTCAATAGCATATATAATAACAGGAGTGATTGGGGCAGGAGTTTTGTCTCTTGCATGGACTGTGGCTCAACTAGGGTGGATTGCAGGTCCATTACTCATGATAGTCTTTGCAGGCATCACCATTATTTCTACAAACCTTCTATGTGATTGCTATAGACACCCAGATCCTGAATGTGGCCCTGCTAGAATTCGGTCCTATATGGAAGCTGTCAAGGTGTATTTAG GAGAGAAGAGCCAGAAGGTGAGTGGAGTGATTGTGCTGGAGGGCTTATGGGGGGGTGCAGCTGCCTATGTCATTACGGCTGCTACCAGCATGAG GGCAATTCAGAAATCAAACTGCTATCACAAAGAAGGGCACCAAGCTCCATGTGCATATGGTGATACTTTTTATATGCTTCTCTTTGGACTTGTTCAGATTGTTATGTCACAGATTCCGGATTTCCATAAAATGGAATGGCTTTCGGTTGTTGCTGCAATGATGTCCTTTACCTACTCTTCTATTGGAATAGCACTTGGCTTTGCAAAAGTAATAG AAAATGGGAAGATTATGGGAAGCATTACAGGAGTCCCGGCTTCTACTCTTGCCAATAAACTTTGGTTAGTCTTCGAAGCATTTGGGGACATTGCTTTTGCCTATCCGTACTCAATTATTGTTCTTGAGATCCAG GATACTTTGAAGTCCCCTCCCCCAGAAAACCAGACCATGAAGAGGGCCTCAATGGTTGCCATTTTTGTCACAACCTGTTTCTACCTCTGCTGTGGATGCTTTGGATATGCAGCCTTTGGAAATGATACACCCGGAAACATATTGACAGGATTTGGTTTCTATGAACCTTATTGGCTCATTGATTTTGCTAATGCCTGCGTTGTTCTTCATTTGGTAGGAGGATATCAG ATTTATAGTCAGCCAGTATTTGCATTTTGTGAAAGATGGTTTACCAAGAAATTCCCAAACAGTGGCTTTGTAAATAACTTCTATACCGTCAAACTCCCATTGTTGCCGGGTTTTCAATGGAATCTTCTCAGGCTATGTTTCCGAACTGCATACGTTGTATCAACCACTGGAATTGCAATGCTCTTCCCTTACTTCAATTCATTCTTGGGACTGTTGGGGGCCTTGAACTTTTGGCCTCTGACTATATATTTCCCTGTGGAGATGTACTTTGTACAAAAGAAAATAGGAGCTTGGACAAAAAAATGGATTGTACTCAGGACATTTAGCTTTGTCTGCTTTCTTGTGACAGTTGTCGGTTTTATTGGATCACTTGAAGCTATTATAAGCGCCAAACTCAGCTGA
- the LOC142638551 gene encoding putative amino acid permease 7 isoform X2, with the protein MGGEEEDQESPLLGSFAQPDEPEEPLKRTGTIWTSIAYIITGVIGAGVLSLAWTVAQLGWIAGPLLMIVFAGITIISTNLLCDCYRHPDPECGPARIRSYMEAVKVYLGEKSQKVSGVIVLEGLWGGAAAYVITAATSMRAIQKSNCYHKEGHQAPCAYGDTFYMLLFGLVQIVMSQIPDFHKMEWLSVVAAMMSFTYSSIGIALGFAKVIENGKIMGSITGVPASTLANKLWLVFEAFGDIAFAYPYSIIVLEIQDTLKSPPPENQTMKRASMVAIFVTTCFYLCCGCFGYAAFGNDTPGNILTGFGFYEPYWLIDFANACVVLHLVGGYQALGSAEC; encoded by the exons ATGGGTGGTGAGGAAGAAGATCAGGAATCACCTTTACTAGGAAGCTTTGCTCAACCTGATGAACCTGAGGAGCCTCTCAAAAGAACAG GGACCATATGGACTTCAATAGCATATATAATAACAGGAGTGATTGGGGCAGGAGTTTTGTCTCTTGCATGGACTGTGGCTCAACTAGGGTGGATTGCAGGTCCATTACTCATGATAGTCTTTGCAGGCATCACCATTATTTCTACAAACCTTCTATGTGATTGCTATAGACACCCAGATCCTGAATGTGGCCCTGCTAGAATTCGGTCCTATATGGAAGCTGTCAAGGTGTATTTAG GAGAGAAGAGCCAGAAGGTGAGTGGAGTGATTGTGCTGGAGGGCTTATGGGGGGGTGCAGCTGCCTATGTCATTACGGCTGCTACCAGCATGAG GGCAATTCAGAAATCAAACTGCTATCACAAAGAAGGGCACCAAGCTCCATGTGCATATGGTGATACTTTTTATATGCTTCTCTTTGGACTTGTTCAGATTGTTATGTCACAGATTCCGGATTTCCATAAAATGGAATGGCTTTCGGTTGTTGCTGCAATGATGTCCTTTACCTACTCTTCTATTGGAATAGCACTTGGCTTTGCAAAAGTAATAG AAAATGGGAAGATTATGGGAAGCATTACAGGAGTCCCGGCTTCTACTCTTGCCAATAAACTTTGGTTAGTCTTCGAAGCATTTGGGGACATTGCTTTTGCCTATCCGTACTCAATTATTGTTCTTGAGATCCAG GATACTTTGAAGTCCCCTCCCCCAGAAAACCAGACCATGAAGAGGGCCTCAATGGTTGCCATTTTTGTCACAACCTGTTTCTACCTCTGCTGTGGATGCTTTGGATATGCAGCCTTTGGAAATGATACACCCGGAAACATATTGACAGGATTTGGTTTCTATGAACCTTATTGGCTCATTGATTTTGCTAATGCCTGCGTTGTTCTTCATTTGGTAGGAGGATATCAG GCGCTAGGCAGTGCCGAATGTTAA